In Primulina eburnea isolate SZY01 chromosome 5, ASM2296580v1, whole genome shotgun sequence, a single window of DNA contains:
- the LOC140831373 gene encoding uncharacterized protein has protein sequence MGYFHWLRVEAVGFSGGIWIFWKEEIHLEIISSHPQFVLARVEGIHRSPWFLSIVYGSPNGTLRKRLWQDLTKEKLNLDGPWLSIGDYNSVSSEQEVTSNGRLANIRSAGLTEWMFNQGLVDLGYIGSRFTWVRGLSTNTFKGARLDRGVCTIEWRQLFPDATVTHLPIIQSDHAPLLLKLNGQQKTKCHGPFRFQAAWLTHKDFHEVIEKEWQMNLTLGNNVEKLIKPLTDWNSSTFGNINRRKRTLMARIEGVQKCLNKQPRHRLLKLETKLKQELDTVLEQEELMWFQKSREEWIVSGDRNTKFYHASTMNCQDLTMDKGKFPSLSEANLATLNAPVLIEEIKQALFDMEPFKAPGPDGFPAGFFQKMWPTVGQSIYDSALNFFTSGNIPKGMNDTLLTLIPKVSNPELVSQFRPISLCNVSYKILTKTMTNRLKHVMPDLVGPYQSSFVPGRQISDNIIVYQEVLHSMRKKSGGRGFMAIKIDLEKAYDKLSWDFIRHTITEAGFSQDWVRNIMSCIETPRFSILWNGEQLEWIKPGRGIRQGDSISPYIFVLCIERLSHLICQAVENNHWKAIRLSRNGPPLSHLLFADDIVLFAEASNEQLTIIMEILNKFCSCSGETVNFQKSHMFVSKNVNNTMATNLSSTSGIPLTTDLGKYLGVPSIHGRVTSSMYKQVLDRIKARLEGWKTKYLSFAGRQVLAKSVLNAIPLYSMQTSLLPLGICSEIEKTIRNFLWGGSNEERKCHLIKWETVTKPKELGGLGIRRMHPTNLAFMTKLGWRLMEEQGKLWVQVLKNKYIRSDSNTIKIQSIRGASNAWQGISKINHILEKGRKRVLRNGKSIYFWTDKWIGNQPLSLSLLSNMDSVEKDKKVYDYWIKGIGWNWEELQGKIPTHVENELAGYMINEEENIEDSFCWESTNNGKFTVNSAYDLITDKDKQAMNTSWEAIWKLEVPARIQAFIWKVRHGKIMSNSERVKRGFTTNGHCIQCQNGLEDIDHIFRKCKETRSVWERLFPMKRLIQNPNLSLENWLRTNLETRRYNKMEIEWNRAFAITLWGIWQWRNKLVFDGKKMDVNTKVEWVKNKVSEIKAAFASKKVMPNNTARYENRMVRWTPPPPGWKSLNVDGSCNHKSHKAGGGGILRDELGDWISGFTHNIGWCSVEEAELWAVRKGLELAWNSGYKKIVLGLDSAKVLQWLKKEEVPCSSVLNLLSTCFNILNREWEVRINHIYREQNRAADYLASEAKKYQRGYRDIWTPPKGLEDIIQDDKTGRGYFRRMIVR, from the exons ATGGGTTACTTCCACTGGCTAAGAGTTGAAGCAGTAGGTTTTAGCGGGGGAATTTGGATATTCTGGAAAGAAGAGATCCACTTAGAGATTATATCTTCTCATCCTCAATTTGTGCTTGCTCGTGTTGAGGGAATCCATCGATCACCTTGGTTTCTGTCAATAGTATATGGTAGTCCCAATGGCACGCTCAGGAAAAGGCTGTGGCAAGACCTCACGAAAGAAAAGCTGAACCTTGATGGTCCCTGGTTATCTATAGGAGACTACAACTCTGTGAGTTCGGAGCAGGAAGTCACCTCCAATGGCAGATTGGCTAACATTAGGAGTGCTGGGCTTACTGAATGGATGTTCAATCAAGGTCTTGTAGACCTAGGCTACATTGGATCACGATTCACATGGGTCAGAGGATTAAGCACCAACACTTTCAAAGGAGCTCGCCTTGACAGGGGAGTATGTACCATAGAGTGGAGGCAATTATTTCCTGATGCTACGGTGACACATCTCCCCATAATCCAATCGGACCATGCCCCCCTTTTGCTCAAGCTTAATGGCCAACAGAAAACCAAGTGCCACGGGCCTTTTCGCTTCCAGGCAGCCTGGCTTACTCACAAGGATTTCCATGAGGTGATCGAAAAGGAATGGCAGATGAACCTCACACTTGGTAATAACGTGGAGAAACTAATCAAACCTCTAACCGATTGGAATTCCTCTACCTTTGGCAACATTAACCGAAGAAAGAGAACACTGATGGCTAGAATCGAAGGAGTGCAAAAATGCCTGAATAAGCAGCCTAGACACAGATTATTGAAGCTGGAAACCAAACTCAAACAAGAATTAGACACTGTTTTAGAACAAGAAGAACTTATGTGGTTCCAAAAATCAAGGGAAGAATGGATCGTCTCAGGGGACAGAAACACTAAATTTTACCATGCCTCCACTATG AATTGCCAAGACCTTACCATGGATAAAGGTAAATTCCCCTCACTGTCAGAAGCCAACTTAGCTACCCTAAATGCACCAGTCTTGATTGAAGAAATTAAACAGGCACTCTTCGACATGGAACCATTTAAAGCCCCCGGGCCAGATGGCTTTCCAGCAGGTTTTTTCCAAAAAATGTGGCCTACAGTGGGACAATCAATCTATGACTCTGCACTAAACTTCTTCACATCAGGAAACATTCCGAAGGGCATGAACGATACACTCCTCACTTTGATCCCGAAAGTCTCAAACCCGGAACTTGTTAGCCAATTCAGACCAATCAGTTTATGCAATGTTAGCTACAAAATTCTCACTAAAACGATGACAAACCGGCTAAAACACGTGATGCCCGATCTGGTGGGACCTTATCAAAGCAGCTTCGTCCCAGGCCGCCAAATTTCCGATAACATAATTGTCTACCAAGAGGTGCTTCACTCAATGAGGAAAAAATCGGGAGGTAGAGGTTTTATGGCCATCAAAATTGATCTTGAGAAAGCATATGATAAACTATCGTGGGACTTCATTAGACACACAATAACTGAAGCTGGCTTCAGTCAGGATTGGGTCAGAAACATAATGTCTTGCATTGAAACTCCTAGATTTTCGATCCTTTGGAATGGAGAGCAACTGGAATGGATCAAACCAGGGAGAGGTATAAGACAAGGAGACTCGATTTCCCCATACATATTCGTTCTCTGTATTGAGAGGCTAAGCCACCTAATCTGCCAAGCGGTTGAAAATAACCACTGGAAAGCCATTAGACTCTCGAGAAATGGGCCTCCCTTATCGCACCTATTATTCGCGGATGACATAGTACTATTTGCGGAGGCGTCCAACGAACAACTGACAATCATTATGGAGATCTTAAACAAATTTTGCTCTTGTTCGGGAGAGACAGTGAATTTCCAGAAATCACACATGTTTGTGTCTAAAAATGTGAACAACACGATGGCTACGAATCTGTCTTCCACCTCAGGGATCCCACTTACGACTGACCTTGGCAAATACCTGGGAGTGCCATCCATCCACGGCCGAGTCACTAGCAGCATGTACAAGCAAGTGTTGGACAGAATTAAAGCAAGGTTAGAGGGATGGAAAACAAAGTACCTAAGCTTCGCGGGCCGCCAAGTACTAGCTAAATCAGTGCTTAATGCCATTCCCCTCTACTCCATGCAAACAAGTCTACTACCCCTGGGAATCTGCTCAGAAATAGAGAAAACGATCCGAAACTTCCTTTGGGGTGGAAGCAATGAAGAGCGCAAATGTCACCTAATCAAATGGGAAACAGTAACTAAGCCCAAGGAATTAGGAGGATTGGGAATCAGAAGAATGCATCCCACGAACCTAGCTTTCATGACGAAGCTAGGCTGGAGATTAATGGAAGAACAAGGGAAACTGTGGGTACAGGTACTGAAGAACAAATACATACGCAGTGATTCCAACACCATTAAGATCCAATCAATCAGAGGAGCATCCAATGCATGGCAAGGCATATCCAAGATTAACCATATCCTGGAGAAGGGAAGAAAAAGAGTACTGAGAAATGGTAAATCCATCTACTTCTGGACAGACAAATGGATAGGTAATCAACCGTTGAGCCTGTCCTTACTCAGCAACATGGACTCGGTGGAGAAGGACAAAAAGGTGTATGATTACTGGATCAAGGGAATAGGCTGGAACTGGGAAGAGTTACAAGGGAAAATACCTACTCATGTGGAGAATGAATTGGCTGGGTATATGATCAATGAGGAGGAGAACATTGAGGACAGCTTTTGCTGGGAAAGCACCAATAATGGGAAATTCACTGTTAACTCAGCCTATGATCTAATCACAGACAAGGACAAGCAGGCAATGAACACCTCGTGGGAAGCCATTTGGAAATTGGAAGTACCGGCGAGAATACAAGCCTTCATCTGGAAAGTCCGACATGGAAAGATAATGAGTAATTCCGAGAGAGTGAAAAGGGGTTTCACTACCAATGGGCATTGCATACAGTGTCAAAACGGATTGGAAGACATCGATCATATCTTCCGTAAGTGCAAGGAAACTAGAAGTGTTTGGGAGAGACTCTTTCCCATGAAGAGACTAATACAAAACCCGAATCTCAGCCTAGAGAATTGGTTGCGAACAAATCTTGAAACGAGAAGATACAACAAAATGGAAATAGAGTGGAATAGGGCCTTTGCAATCACGCTATGGGGAATCTGGCAATGGCGAAACAAATTGGTGTTTGATGGCAAGAAAATGGATGTTAACACCAAAGTGGAGTGGGTGAAAAACAAGGTATCAGAAATCAAAGCAGCGTTCGCTTCGAAAAAAGTCATGCCAAACAACACTGCAAGATATGAAAACCGCATGGTAAGATGGACACCCCCCCCTCCAGGGTGGAAATCACTAAATGTGGATGGAAGCTGCAATCACAAATCTCATAAAGCGGGGGGAGGAGGAATCTTGAGGGATGAGCTTGGGGATTGGATCTCGGGTTTCACACACAACATTGGTTGGTGTTCGGTGGAGGAGGCTGAGCTTTGGGCGGTCCGCAAAGGGCTGGAACTAGCATGGAACTCGGGCTACAAGAAGATTGTACTTGGACTGGACTCAGCAAAGGTGTTGCAGTGGCTGAAAAAAGAAGAAGTGCCTTGCTCTTCCGTTCTCAACTTGCTCTCTACATGTTTCAACATCTTGAATAGAGAGTGGGAAGTCAGAATCAACCATATATACAGAGAACAAAACAGGGCAGCTGACTACTTGGCATCGGAAGCAAAGAAATACCAACGAGGATACAGAGATATCTGGACCCCTCCAAAAGGACTCGAGGACATTATTCAAGATGACAAGACGGGTAGAGGATATTTCAGAAGAATGATAGTGCGCTAG